A window of the Kosakonia sp. BYX6 genome harbors these coding sequences:
- the gltB gene encoding glutamate synthase large subunit, with product MLYDKSLERDNCGFGLIAHIEGEPSHKVVRTAIHALARMQHRGAILADGKTGDGCGLLLQKPDRFFRIVAEERGWRLAKNYAVGMLFLNQDPEKASAARRVVEEELQQETLSLVGWRDVPTNEGVLGEIALSSLPRIEQIFVNAPAGWRPRDMERRLFIARRRIEKRLQEDKEFYVCSLSNLVNIYKGLCMPADLPRFYLDLADLRLESAICLFHQRFSTNTVPRWPLAQPFRYLAHNGEINTITGNRQWARARTYKFKTPLIPDLQDAAPFVNETGSDSSSLDNMLELLLAGGMDIVRAMRLLVPPAWQQNPQMDPDLRSFFDFNSMHMEPWDGPAGIVMSDGRFAACNLDRNGLRPARYVITKDKLITCASEVGIWDYQPDEVMEKGRVGPGELMVIDTREGRILHSAETDDDLKSRHPYKEWMEKNVRRLVPFEDLPDEEVGIREMDDDLLASYQKQFNYSFEELDSVIRVLGENGQEAVGSMGDDTPFAVLSSQPRIIYDYFRQQFAQVTNPPIDPLREAHVMSLATSIGREMNVFCEAEGQAHRLSFKSPILLYSDFKQLTTIKEEHYRADTLDITIDVTQTTLEETVKALCDKAEQMVRDGTVLLVLSDRNIAKNRLPVPAPMAVGAIQTRLVDKSLRCDANIIVETASARDPHHFAVLLGFGATAIYPYLAYETLAKLVDSKAIEKNYRAVMLNYRNGINKGLYKIMSKMGISTVASYRCSKLFEAVGLHDDVAELCFQGVISRIGGAGFSDFQQDLLNLSKRAWLARKPLEQGGLLKYVHGGEYHAYNPDVVRTLQQAVQSGEYSDYQQYAKLVNERPAATLRDLLAITPNGDAVSLKDVEPAAELFKRFDTAAMSIGALSPEAHEALAEAMNSLGGFSNSGEGGEDPARYGTNKVSRIKQVASGRFGVTPAYLVNADVIQIKVAQGAKPGEGGQLPGDKVTPYIAKLRYSVPGVTLISPPPHHDIYSIEDLAQLIFDLKQVNPKAMISVKLVSEPGVGTIATGVAKAYADLITIAGYDGGTGASPLSSVKYAGCPWELGLVETQQALVANGLRHKIRLQVDGGLKTGQDIIKAAILGAESFGFGTGPMVALGCKYLRICHLNNCATGVATQDEKLRKNHYHGLPFKVTNYFEFIARETRELMAQLGVKRLVDLIGRTDLLTELEGFTAKQQKLDLAKLLETAEPHAGKALYCTENNPPFDNGVLNAQLLQQAKPFVDAKQSKTFWFDIRNTDRSVGALLSGYIAQSNGDQGLAADPIKAHFSGTAGQSFGVWNAGGVELYLTGDANDYVGKGMAGGLLAVRPPVGSAFRSHEASIIGNTCLYGATGGRLYAAGRAGERFAVRNSGAITVVEGIGDNGCEYMTGGIVCVLGKTGVNFGAGMTGGFAYVLDEDGEFRKRVNPELVEVLSVDDLAIHEEHLRGLITEHVQHTGSHRGEEMLANWPAFSSKFALVKPKSSDVKALLGHRSRSAAELRVQAQ from the coding sequence ATGTTGTACGATAAATCTCTTGAGAGAGATAACTGTGGTTTCGGCCTGATCGCCCACATAGAAGGCGAACCTAGCCACAAGGTAGTGCGTACCGCTATTCACGCACTGGCCCGAATGCAGCACCGCGGCGCGATCCTCGCCGATGGTAAAACCGGTGACGGTTGTGGCCTGCTGTTGCAAAAACCTGACCGCTTTTTCCGTATTGTTGCCGAAGAGCGCGGCTGGCGTTTAGCCAAAAATTACGCCGTCGGCATGCTGTTCCTGAACCAGGATCCGGAAAAAGCCAGCGCGGCGCGCCGTGTTGTTGAAGAAGAGCTTCAGCAAGAAACCCTCTCTCTTGTCGGCTGGCGCGACGTGCCAACCAACGAAGGGGTGCTCGGTGAAATCGCCCTCTCCTCTCTGCCTCGTATTGAGCAAATTTTTGTTAACGCCCCGGCTGGCTGGCGTCCGCGCGATATGGAGCGCCGTCTGTTTATCGCCCGTCGCCGCATTGAAAAGCGTTTGCAAGAAGATAAAGAGTTCTACGTTTGTAGCCTCTCTAACCTGGTGAACATCTATAAAGGTCTGTGTATGCCGGCTGATCTGCCGCGCTTCTACCTGGATCTTGCGGATCTGCGTCTGGAATCGGCCATTTGCCTGTTCCACCAGCGCTTCTCCACCAATACCGTGCCGCGCTGGCCGCTGGCGCAGCCGTTCCGCTATCTGGCGCACAACGGTGAAATCAACACCATTACCGGTAACCGCCAGTGGGCGCGCGCGCGTACCTATAAATTCAAAACCCCGCTGATCCCGGATCTGCAAGATGCCGCGCCGTTCGTCAACGAAACCGGTTCTGATTCCAGCTCGCTCGATAACATGCTGGAACTGCTGTTGGCAGGCGGGATGGATATTGTGCGCGCCATGCGTTTACTGGTGCCGCCAGCCTGGCAGCAAAACCCGCAGATGGATCCCGATCTGCGCAGCTTCTTCGACTTTAACTCCATGCATATGGAGCCGTGGGACGGCCCGGCGGGCATCGTCATGTCCGATGGTCGTTTCGCCGCCTGTAACCTCGACCGTAACGGTTTGCGCCCGGCGCGCTACGTCATCACGAAAGACAAGCTGATCACCTGCGCTTCCGAAGTGGGTATCTGGGATTATCAGCCGGATGAAGTGATGGAAAAAGGCCGCGTTGGCCCAGGCGAACTGATGGTGATCGACACACGCGAAGGGCGCATTCTGCACTCTGCGGAAACCGATGACGATCTGAAAAGCCGCCACCCGTATAAAGAGTGGATGGAGAAAAACGTCCGCCGCCTGGTGCCGTTTGAAGATCTACCGGACGAAGAAGTCGGCATCCGCGAAATGGATGACGACCTGTTGGCGAGCTACCAGAAACAGTTTAACTACAGCTTTGAAGAGCTGGATTCCGTTATCCGCGTGTTGGGCGAAAACGGCCAGGAAGCCGTCGGGTCGATGGGCGATGACACGCCGTTCGCCGTACTCTCCAGCCAGCCACGCATTATTTATGACTACTTCCGCCAGCAGTTTGCGCAGGTGACCAACCCGCCAATCGATCCGCTGCGTGAAGCGCACGTTATGTCGCTGGCTACCAGCATCGGGCGTGAAATGAACGTCTTCTGCGAAGCGGAAGGCCAGGCGCACCGCTTGAGTTTCAAATCGCCGATCCTGCTGTATTCCGATTTCAAACAACTGACGACAATTAAAGAAGAGCACTACCGCGCCGACACGCTGGATATCACGATCGACGTGACGCAAACCACGCTGGAAGAGACCGTCAAAGCGCTGTGCGACAAAGCAGAACAGATGGTGCGTGATGGCACGGTTCTGCTGGTGCTGTCGGATCGTAATATCGCGAAAAATCGTCTGCCGGTTCCGGCGCCGATGGCGGTGGGTGCCATTCAAACCCGTCTGGTCGATAAGAGCCTGCGCTGCGACGCCAACATTATTGTTGAAACAGCAAGCGCGCGTGACCCGCACCACTTCGCCGTGCTGCTGGGCTTCGGCGCGACGGCTATCTACCCGTACCTGGCGTATGAAACGCTGGCGAAATTGGTAGACAGCAAAGCCATCGAGAAAAATTACCGCGCGGTGATGCTGAACTACCGTAACGGCATCAACAAAGGGCTGTACAAGATCATGTCCAAAATGGGCATCTCGACTGTCGCCTCTTACCGTTGCTCGAAATTGTTTGAAGCGGTCGGCCTGCATGATGATGTCGCCGAACTGTGCTTCCAGGGCGTGATTAGCCGTATCGGCGGCGCGGGCTTCTCCGACTTCCAGCAAGATTTGCTGAACCTGTCGAAACGCGCGTGGCTGGCACGTAAACCGCTGGAGCAAGGCGGCCTGCTGAAATATGTCCACGGCGGCGAATATCACGCTTACAACCCGGACGTTGTGCGCACGCTGCAACAAGCGGTGCAGAGCGGCGAGTACAGCGATTATCAGCAATACGCGAAGCTGGTGAACGAGCGCCCGGCGGCAACGCTGCGCGATCTGCTGGCTATCACGCCGAACGGCGATGCCGTGAGCCTGAAAGATGTGGAACCGGCAGCGGAGCTGTTCAAACGCTTCGATACCGCAGCCATGTCCATCGGCGCACTTAGCCCGGAAGCGCACGAAGCGCTGGCAGAAGCGATGAACAGCCTCGGCGGTTTCTCTAACTCCGGCGAAGGCGGCGAAGATCCGGCACGTTATGGCACTAACAAAGTCTCGCGCATTAAACAGGTTGCTTCCGGTCGCTTCGGCGTCACTCCGGCGTACCTGGTGAATGCGGATGTTATCCAGATTAAAGTCGCGCAGGGCGCGAAGCCGGGTGAAGGCGGTCAGTTACCGGGTGATAAAGTCACGCCGTACATCGCCAAACTGCGTTATTCCGTGCCGGGTGTCACGCTGATTTCCCCGCCGCCGCACCACGATATTTACTCTATTGAGGATCTGGCGCAGCTGATTTTCGACCTGAAACAGGTCAACCCGAAAGCGATGATCTCCGTGAAATTGGTTTCCGAACCCGGCGTCGGCACTATTGCGACCGGTGTGGCGAAAGCCTATGCCGACTTGATCACCATCGCCGGTTACGACGGCGGTACTGGCGCCAGCCCGCTCTCCTCGGTGAAATATGCCGGTTGCCCGTGGGAACTGGGCCTGGTGGAAACCCAGCAGGCGCTGGTCGCGAACGGCTTGCGTCACAAAATCCGTTTGCAGGTGGATGGCGGCCTGAAAACCGGCCAGGACATCATCAAAGCCGCGATTCTGGGTGCGGAAAGCTTTGGCTTCGGCACCGGCCCGATGGTGGCGCTGGGTTGTAAATACCTGCGAATTTGTCACCTGAATAACTGCGCGACCGGCGTGGCAACGCAAGATGAAAAACTGCGTAAGAACCACTATCACGGCCTGCCGTTCAAAGTGACCAACTACTTTGAATTTATCGCCCGTGAAACCCGCGAGCTGATGGCACAGCTGGGCGTGAAACGCCTGGTGGATCTGATTGGCCGCACCGACCTGCTCACCGAGCTGGAAGGCTTCACCGCCAAGCAGCAAAAACTGGATCTGGCAAAACTGCTGGAAACCGCGGAACCGCATGCCGGTAAGGCACTGTACTGCACAGAAAACAACCCTCCGTTTGATAACGGCGTGCTGAACGCGCAGTTGCTGCAACAGGCGAAACCGTTTGTTGATGCGAAACAGAGTAAAACGTTTTGGTTCGATATCCGCAACACTGACCGTTCCGTGGGGGCGCTGCTGTCTGGCTATATCGCCCAATCTAACGGCGACCAGGGTCTGGCAGCGGATCCGATTAAAGCCCACTTCAGCGGCACCGCAGGCCAGAGCTTCGGCGTGTGGAACGCCGGCGGTGTCGAGCTGTATCTGACCGGCGATGCCAACGACTATGTCGGTAAAGGCATGGCTGGCGGTCTGTTGGCCGTTCGCCCGCCGGTCGGTTCGGCTTTCCGCAGCCACGAAGCGAGCATTATCGGTAACACCTGTCTGTATGGCGCAACCGGCGGTCGTCTGTATGCCGCAGGCCGCGCTGGCGAACGTTTCGCCGTGCGTAACTCCGGAGCCATCACCGTGGTGGAAGGCATCGGCGATAACGGCTGTGAATACATGACCGGCGGCATTGTCTGCGTGCTGGGTAAAACCGGCGTCAACTTTGGCGCGGGGATGACCGGTGGCTTTGCTTACGTGCTGGATGAAGACGGCGAGTTCCGTAAACGCGTGAACCCGGAGCTGGTGGAAGTGCTGAGCGTCGATGACCTCGCCATCCATGAAGAGCATCTGCGTGGTTTGATCACCGAGCATGTGCAGCATACCGGTTCTCATCGCGGCGAAGAGATGCTGGCGAACTGGCCGGCGTTCTCCTCGAAGTTCGCTCTGGTTAAGCCGAAGTCCAGCGATGTGAAAGCGCTGTTGGGTCACCGTAGTCGTAGCGCCGCAGAGTTGCGTGTGCAGGCGCAGTAA